The DNA window ACATAAAATGACTGTAGATACTAGAAATGCTTGaataggttttcttttttataaaaagtGTAAATTCTTTTAGTAATTTGTTGTCAATTAATAGACTGTTATATGAGATTGTGTAAGAGTATGTTATTACAATATAATGCAAGTAAAAAAAGTTGACCTGAATCttgcttttttcagttttgtgacctttgtatttctttctcattctcaTTAGAACTATGCAGCACTGATCCATCAACAAATTAATGAGGACAAACAAAACTTGAGAGAAAAGGCTGTATATGGACTTCAgctcacagaagaaaaacttaATGACTTCCGTGATGAACAGATTGGGCAGCTGAAGGAACTGATGGATGAGGCTACCAAACctaataaaaaaatcaccatttctAAAGACTCAGAATACAAAACCTAAAAgagtaaaatttttattttaatgcatatGGAAGCATTTTGAAACTGCTTTTTCCAGTTGTACTTGAATTTGGTTTCTGTGAGATAATGGACGCTGCTGATGCtataatttctctgaaatggatatgtttggctttctgtgcAATAATAAATGGAAAGATGGAATAGGAATAATCACAACACTTTTAtgttaattgcattttttttctccttttttttgcctcctaATGGATGTTGAAGACTGAAAGAATTTGGGAAAAGTaaattgacatttttaaaatatggaattgttaattttggggttgttttgtaaTCTTGGCACCTATAgggcaaaacatttttctgtttgtgtatCATCCTCTTCCTTAATGGAAAATATGCtattagcatttattttctggtgAGGATTCAGTAGGAAAAGGAATGGTACTAGGGTGGGTTTGTTTGCATGGAAAGAAATGAGCAGTATTAGAAGATCATACTGGTGGTGAAATTGgaagtttgttttcttcttgagCTTTATTGTGAAATggactttaaaataaaagatgtaGCTGATTATTAAATTAACCTTGAATCACTCTTATGCAGaaaattctgtggttttttcAAAGCTAAATTCAGATTATTGTTAGtatctaaaattttaaaaaaacttctcATGAGGGGGTTGTGTTGTAGTTTGAATTCAAAGGTTCTTTAAAAACTTGGGATCCCATATTATGCAATATTTTGTACAGACCAGAATTTGTAAATTACTCGATCACAGAAATGATCCTGTTGATAATACTGTATGATGAACAttagtaatttatttctaacaGGTTAAGTCTTCAGTAAGGCAGTGTGTGCTTGTTGTAACACATACTgttggaagtaaaaaaaaaagagggttttaTCTGTtaagaaaaacagataaaaccTTTTGCCTTTCTATGCAAAAGAcagttttaatttcatcttCCAAACCTAGTTTTATGTTATTAGTTTTGTTCTATTTCTGGAGCTTTCTCTGTCTGTTACTCAGAGTATGTTTAAGACAACAAAATTTCTTTGCTCTTGGGTTATAACAGCTTTGACAAGGAAGCACATTTCCATCTCAGTTTGTAACAACATACTGTTTGCCAAAGCTGTGCTCCAGGATCCTAACGGAGTGGGGAGCAATCTGGGGAACAGACTCTTTCTTATCCCTGTTCTTTGATGGGATTGTAGGCTGCAGGTTGCTCACTTCTATTAAAAGTTCACTTGCAGGATTGCTGTGTGAGGAACGTGTGGTTGCTTTGCTGCATCTTCCTCTGGCACCCACtgccttttttgtgtgtgcagtAGGAACGTGGTGTAGCCTCAGGCACCCAGTTCAAACAGGGTGGAAGGGCAGAGATGGCAtccaggctgcagggctgttcaCAGGTCCTGATTCTGGTGCTTCAGGGGCATGGTTGAAGACAATGGCAGCTCTTTCCTGGCCTGCTCCATACCTTGGATGCCCCAGCATCAAAGTGGGAAGCAAATGGCGTCTGCACATAGGGAGCTTGAAAACTGTCTCTATACTGCCATTCGCACATTCCTAAAGTCTTGTTCTTTTTACAGTTTAAAGGCTGTAAAAATCTAATCCAACTCTGGAGTTTAGGGCATAAAGATTTATTCTGTTGCACTTCCATCAGATGTAGAGTAATCAGTAATTCCATCACTAAATCTATTTGGTTTTCATACTAAAAGTAGGTTTTGGGTGTTGACAACAGAGTTTGTTTCCAGTCCTTGATTGGTATTAGACCTGTGCCTGCTTTCCAGTCAATATCCAAGTTACTTccaatttatttcaaatactgcAATTTAAAGCACCGTTACTTTTAGCAATGGAACTCGTTAGTTCAATGAAACTAgttaaaatacttgttttgcATCTGTCTACTCACGTGTGCACCTATATTTTTAGAGgctaaattaattaataatgaaaaattgctATATGGTATGAAAAACTTCAGCTTGTAATGAGACCTAAAGGGAGTTGGAGGTGAGGGTAAACATCTTTACATCCACAACCCCTTGTCTAGTAAATCcaacaattttcttctttcattccCAACAGTAGTTTGTATTTGGTACAATATTTATGTTCTTGTTTTAAACAACTCTCACAAAAGCCAAAATTCCATTACAGTAATGAAGCATCTTTCAAGATTTTTGGCTTTAAGACAGGCAGTGCTAATAGCAGGGTGTGCCCTGGTCTGAGCAGGGCTTATACGAGTGGTGGGGCCCCACAGAAGCTTCGTGATGCCAACACTGCCATGCATTAATAAAATTCTTTGATTTACAAGTGTGGTTAATGACAGTTAAATTGAGGTAAACAATGAGCTGGAGGGAGCTGAATTTTTAAGAAGCTGGAAAAGGCACAAGCTGAAGTCTTATCAACAAGTAAAGAATTCTCAGAAATCTCTATCATTAAAAATGACCAGTTTTGATATGCAAAGTTATGCATCttaaaaagaacaaatgaaatgtccttctttcatgttttgttGTGCCTATGATGTGGGTTTATGCTGTTTTTAACTGACTGCCTGGCAAGAGCTATTAGGACATATTTATTccttaaaagtaaattaataatttaacatCTTGAAGGTAGGATTTATGAAGAATTTTTATTCCTTAGCTATTTTTGAATTATTAGTGGACATTCTACTTCTTCTTCTTGAGTACGTATCTGTGAGGCACTGACAATGCATGGATGAGTCAGTGGCCAAATTTTCATTGGCTTCTAGGTAAAAATATTGGGCAATTAATGAAGGAAACAtgcctttccctgcctgtcaTAATCTATTTTATCTTCTACTTTCTATAGCTAATCTAGTAGCAGAGGGAAGGCTGAATTTTCCAGCAGACTGATTTACCCAAGTGGGACCATGGAGGATATATGTACCTTTGATGTAGTGTGAAAGCTGAATCACTGTAAAACACAACTCACATTCTAGGGCAAAATAAGTCTCTATGTGCTATCCTGCTTAAGTGTTGATTTTCAGACCTCTTGGAAAGAGTTTCAGATTAAATCCCTCCTGTTAGATAGTGTAGCTGCAGGAGGGTATaggtgcagcagcacaggtgtTGCTGGGCTTGTTTGATAAACAGGAGTGCCTGACCCCTCTCCTACTGCTGTCCTGGTGCTGGACCAGGCTTGGTGTGCCTGCCTCACAGGGAGCAGTGGTTATACaagtttgaaaacaaaccagtgGGAGATTCCAAGGCAGAACtacaatttaataggaaaaataaaagcaatagtACAGAAACACTGGCTTAAACTGACAGTCaaaatacaacctgacaccctgtcGGTCAGGATGGTGGTAACAGTCTGGTTAAACCGTAGCTACAGTCCTGTTGGAGTGATGTATGTGGTTCTGTCAAAACAGTGATCCTGCAGAACAATCTGGTCTTTCAAGATCCAGTAGTGGGTATTGAGCTTTTGttctctgggaatccagtggtAGTGCTCCTGTGGTGTTCCCGGactcagattgtatccaggtaggaatgcttggttcctccctctgggtggggcatctcacagtgggatgatgtaattttatgaGTCATGCTGGGAGACCTTGATGTCCCATTAGCAGAGATAGCCCCCCAGAGGGAGTTACCAGGGATGAGTCatgggaaagataaaaaaacacTGCCCCACCTATTTTAACAGCTTATGAGGATGATAGTAGAATGCATACTTTTGGTTGCATTTTACATTGTAGTGTAAGACAATGGGGTATGGAGAAGTCTTTCCTGTGGAGCCACATCAGGAAGTTGGCTGCAAAGACTGATGCAAATTAAAAGGTGTTAGAAGTGATAACATTTGTACTTGTAAATGATCTGTTCTTGTTCACAGGGGTTATGCATCTGCTGCAAAACTACTGGCTTTGGTAGGAACATTTTCAGCAGTTTCAGTGGCCACTGTTCTGCTCTGGGAACAGCCTTGACAATGCTGAGTCcttccagcatttccagcactCTGTTTACCAGATAGGGTACATGTAAATCACAGAACCAAATTTTATTTAGATACAACCTTTACATATGTATATACAAAGTATTCTTTGTTCATTGAAGATGAGAGCTATGAGTGCATAAACTCAGTGCATGGTTTTGCTACTTGTATCAGTGTGTTTTGAGGAAATATCAGGTGTTTCAACAACCTCATTTACAGGATATGTGATGCTGCACAACTGATATGTGTGTCTGGGGAGGTCAGTGTTTAATCTCTGTAACCATTTCAAAGCTAGTACTTGAAGTATAAACAAGGAAGAATCCTCTTTTTTTACTAAAATGAAGTTTAGTTATTGAGTATTTATCAACTTGTTATAAGTGCTTATTACCGCTGTAAAGCCCCTAATAAGTACTTTGTTGAAGCACCACTACTTGCAACAGAACTTCTGTCACTGATGAGCCTTCTGGTTTATGCCAGTTGCGTTCCTTGAGGGTTGAAGTGAAATTTGTGTTAAACAAATGAACACATTTACCAGTTTTTCCCCCAAAGGTTC is part of the Vidua chalybeata isolate OUT-0048 chromosome 1, bVidCha1 merged haplotype, whole genome shotgun sequence genome and encodes:
- the SDHAF3 gene encoding succinate dehydrogenase assembly factor 3, mitochondrial isoform X2; this translates as MAGGARRLYRRILQLHRALPPALRDLGDRYVKEEFRRHKAAGPAEAQRFLREWENYAALIHQQINEDKQNLREKAVYGLQLTEEKLNDFRDEQIGQLKELMDEATKPNKKITISKDSEYKT